One part of the Actinotignum schaalii genome encodes these proteins:
- the rpmA gene encoding 50S ribosomal protein L27, producing the protein MAHKKGASSSRNGRDSNAQRLGVKRYGGQVVSAGEILVRQRGTKFHPGNNVGRGKDDTLFATAAGTVQFATRRDRKVVDVVAQA; encoded by the coding sequence ATGGCACATAAGAAGGGCGCCTCTTCTTCGCGCAACGGGCGCGACTCCAATGCCCAGCGCCTCGGGGTGAAGCGGTACGGCGGTCAGGTTGTATCCGCCGGTGAAATTCTGGTTCGCCAGCGCGGCACGAAGTTCCATCCGGGCAATAACGTCGGGCGCGGCAAGGATGACACCCTGTTCGCTACCGCAGCCGGAACGGTTCAGTTCGCTACCCGTCGCGACCGTAAGGTCGTTGACGTTGTGGCCCAGGCTTAA
- the rplU gene encoding 50S ribosomal protein L21, whose translation MVYAIVKAGGRQEKVSVGTVVVVDRMEGEVGDTVELEPIMLVDGDKITTAADGISAKVTAEIVRDEKGPKISIIKFKNKTGYRKRQGHRQPLTRLKVTGIQ comes from the coding sequence GTGGTGTACGCGATCGTCAAGGCCGGGGGCCGTCAGGAAAAGGTTTCTGTCGGAACCGTCGTGGTTGTTGACAGGATGGAAGGTGAAGTCGGCGATACCGTCGAACTCGAACCCATCATGCTCGTTGACGGGGATAAGATCACCACGGCTGCCGATGGCATTTCGGCGAAGGTTACCGCGGAAATTGTGCGCGATGAAAAGGGACCGAAGATCTCCATCATCAAGTTCAAGAACAAGACGGGTTACCGGAAGCGCCAGGGGCATCGTCAGCCCCTGACCCGCCTCAAGGTCACCGGCATCCAGTAG
- a CDS encoding Rne/Rng family ribonuclease, with product MAKEATASEHGTVSAAAASPFFISTPEEEAVEIPRFRINTDIPLFQEPDAANAIRVTYLVDDDSSSGADSDSGDNSSSRRTRRRERGEHDSSARTPRVSRNDDAAPEEGDHEDTDDTSVAPTRRRRRSLSSDDEVAAPRGSTRLAAKRARRRENREGSARRRGSITEVEYLARRESVKRDMIVRERDGLNQIAVLEDDVLVEHYVARHTQISMVGNVYLGRVQNVLPSMEAAFVDIGKGRNAVLYAGEVDWKAAGVTGKNRRIEQALKSGDTVLVQVTKDPIGHKGARLTSQVTLAGRHLVLVPGGDMTGISRKLPDSERSRLKKLLKEIVPEDHGVIVRTAAEGASAEQLQNDVDRLTKSWKEIQRKAKAAKTAPQVLKSEPELAVRVVRDIFNEDFDSLRVQGEDAWETISTYVEELSPELMDRVSRWDDSRDIFEAYRVEEQLAKAFDRKVWLPSGGTLVIDRTEAMTVVDVNTGKFTGSGGSLEETVTRNNLEAAEEIVRQLRLRDIGGIVVIDFIDMVLESNRDLVLRRLIECLGRDRTRHQVAEVTSLGLVQMTRKRVGQGLVEAFSTVCEACEGRGYIIHDHPVEENEEPHAPRKRKARREATAPQREAAVQMMNSIAAAGHADAQQKDNQEKSENSEKLAKQDKPEKQPATRRRRTSRSAAVTADTSSATTKDAAVTGRASSGSDSASTGSGSASTATAAAVTGTARKTGMVISSGVVSPTHAAVSPSAHAKTVSPSSSIHTGASESANAARGGTKRRAVISSGPISTGTGAGVLSFPAGSQG from the coding sequence ATGGCGAAAGAAGCCACCGCGTCGGAGCACGGCACCGTGAGTGCGGCTGCGGCGAGCCCGTTTTTTATTTCAACACCGGAAGAAGAAGCGGTAGAAATTCCGCGCTTCCGTATTAATACGGATATTCCACTTTTCCAGGAACCCGACGCTGCCAACGCCATCCGGGTCACCTACCTCGTTGATGACGATTCCTCCAGCGGCGCAGATTCCGATTCTGGCGATAATTCTTCCTCCCGGCGCACCCGCCGGCGCGAACGTGGCGAGCATGATTCTTCTGCCCGCACGCCTCGAGTTTCTCGGAACGACGACGCCGCCCCTGAAGAAGGCGACCACGAGGACACGGATGATACTTCGGTAGCGCCCACCCGCAGGCGTCGTCGTAGCCTTTCTTCCGATGATGAAGTGGCAGCGCCCCGGGGCTCCACCCGCCTGGCCGCCAAGCGGGCCCGCCGGCGCGAAAACCGCGAGGGGTCGGCGCGCCGGCGCGGTTCCATTACGGAAGTGGAATACCTGGCGCGGCGCGAATCGGTCAAGCGTGACATGATCGTGCGTGAACGCGATGGCCTCAACCAAATCGCGGTGCTCGAAGACGATGTGCTCGTCGAGCATTACGTGGCGCGGCATACCCAGATTTCCATGGTCGGCAATGTGTACCTGGGACGGGTGCAAAATGTGCTGCCTTCAATGGAAGCCGCTTTCGTGGATATCGGTAAGGGGCGTAATGCGGTCCTCTACGCCGGGGAAGTGGATTGGAAAGCCGCCGGCGTTACTGGAAAGAATCGCCGTATTGAGCAGGCCCTGAAATCCGGGGATACCGTGCTGGTGCAGGTCACCAAGGATCCTATTGGCCACAAGGGCGCGCGGCTGACCAGCCAGGTTACCCTGGCCGGGAGGCACCTTGTTCTTGTTCCCGGTGGGGATATGACCGGTATTTCGCGTAAGCTTCCCGATTCGGAACGCTCGCGACTCAAGAAGCTTCTTAAAGAAATCGTGCCGGAAGATCACGGCGTGATTGTGCGCACCGCCGCCGAAGGGGCAAGCGCTGAGCAGCTCCAAAATGATGTGGATCGCTTGACGAAGAGCTGGAAGGAAATTCAGCGCAAGGCCAAGGCTGCGAAAACCGCCCCGCAGGTACTCAAGAGCGAACCGGAACTGGCCGTGCGGGTGGTACGCGATATCTTCAACGAAGATTTTGATTCCCTGCGTGTCCAGGGTGAGGATGCTTGGGAAACGATTTCCACCTACGTGGAAGAACTGTCTCCCGAACTTATGGACAGGGTGAGCCGCTGGGATGATTCCCGCGATATTTTCGAGGCCTACCGGGTCGAAGAGCAGCTCGCTAAGGCTTTTGATCGCAAGGTGTGGCTGCCTTCGGGCGGCACCCTCGTTATCGACCGCACCGAAGCCATGACGGTGGTGGACGTGAACACCGGGAAATTCACCGGATCGGGTGGCTCGCTGGAAGAAACTGTTACCCGTAATAATCTGGAAGCGGCCGAAGAAATCGTGCGGCAATTGCGGCTGCGCGATATCGGCGGGATTGTGGTTATTGACTTTATTGATATGGTCCTGGAATCCAACCGTGACCTGGTGCTGCGCCGGCTCATCGAGTGCCTCGGGCGGGATCGCACCCGCCACCAGGTGGCGGAAGTGACCTCCCTGGGCCTGGTGCAGATGACCCGCAAGCGCGTGGGGCAGGGCCTCGTGGAAGCCTTCTCTACGGTGTGTGAAGCCTGCGAAGGACGCGGCTATATTATTCATGATCACCCGGTGGAGGAAAACGAAGAACCCCACGCGCCCCGCAAGCGCAAGGCGCGGCGGGAAGCCACCGCGCCGCAGCGCGAGGCGGCTGTGCAGATGATGAATTCCATCGCCGCTGCCGGGCACGCTGATGCCCAGCAGAAAGACAACCAGGAGAAATCTGAAAACTCGGAGAAGTTAGCTAAACAGGACAAGCCCGAGAAGCAGCCTGCTACGCGGCGTCGTCGTACCTCGCGCAGCGCGGCCGTCACCGCGGATACCTCGAGCGCTACCACCAAGGATGCGGCTGTCACGGGCCGCGCATCTAGCGGATCGGATAGCGCATCTACTGGATCGGGTAGCGCAAGCACCGCAACCGCCGCCGCAGTCACGGGCACCGCGCGGAAAACCGGCATGGTTATCTCCTCCGGCGTGGTGAGCCCCACGCACGCGGCCGTTTCGCCTAGCGCCCACGCAAAGACGGTGTCGCCGTCGTCCTCTATCCACACCGGAGCGAGTGAGTCGGCTAACGCTGCGCGCGGTGGTACCAAGCGGCGCGCCGTGATTTCCTCCGGGCCCATCTCCACCGGAACCGGGGCGGGAGTCCTGAGTTTCCCGGCGGGTTCCCAAGGGTAA
- a CDS encoding cytochrome ubiquinol oxidase subunit I yields the protein MDPITLARWQFGITTVYHWLQVPLTIGLSVIVAYMQTKARKTGDPKWQRITDFFGKILLINFALGVATGIVQEFQFGLNWSEYSRFVGDIFGAPLAFEALLAFFLESTFLGLWIFGKGRLSPKVHNLTIWLFSMGTVISAAWILAANSFMQDPHGAVFNPETGRAELDGMAGFLGLFANTTWVLTFLHTMGAAFTLAGVVVAGFAFWWMARSIRLSGNEVEAREYWKPTAKLGLKVTLVAAIIAALSGHYMGQHLGVIQPPKAAAMMGVCQGEENAKLSLVMWGNSCEDATSIYVPIPGLESFMMTNHWSGPESRLESISEANERVRDRIHQMENVNAELVEKFDTAFENQQVTPNVLASYYSFRVMVGVGLLDILIAALGLWVLRGDRIMRSESWGKFWLWMIPLQFVANSAGWILTEIGRQPWIVYPTQIDGVLLMTDLGVSHSVNGGSVAFSLTIFTVLYSALGVVWVWLLGRYLREGINTHKKVVEYDAKSTPNFVY from the coding sequence GTGGATCCGATCACCCTTGCGCGATGGCAGTTCGGTATTACAACCGTCTACCACTGGCTTCAGGTGCCCCTGACCATTGGCCTGTCTGTCATCGTTGCGTATATGCAAACTAAGGCCCGCAAAACGGGCGATCCGAAGTGGCAGCGGATTACCGATTTCTTCGGCAAGATCCTGCTCATCAACTTCGCGCTCGGCGTTGCCACCGGTATCGTGCAGGAATTCCAGTTCGGTTTGAACTGGTCGGAGTACTCGCGTTTCGTCGGTGACATCTTCGGTGCCCCGCTCGCTTTCGAGGCTCTCCTGGCGTTCTTCCTAGAGTCCACGTTCCTCGGATTGTGGATCTTCGGCAAGGGCCGCCTCTCCCCCAAGGTGCACAACCTCACCATCTGGCTCTTCTCCATGGGTACCGTGATCTCCGCGGCCTGGATTTTGGCCGCGAACTCCTTCATGCAGGATCCGCACGGCGCGGTTTTCAACCCGGAAACCGGGCGCGCAGAACTGGATGGCATGGCAGGATTCCTTGGCCTATTCGCCAATACCACCTGGGTGCTCACCTTCCTCCACACCATGGGCGCCGCCTTTACGCTGGCGGGCGTTGTGGTGGCCGGCTTCGCCTTCTGGTGGATGGCCCGCTCTATTCGCCTCTCCGGCAATGAAGTCGAAGCGCGCGAATACTGGAAGCCCACCGCCAAGCTCGGCCTCAAGGTCACCCTGGTTGCCGCGATTATCGCCGCGCTCTCCGGCCACTACATGGGCCAGCACCTCGGCGTGATCCAACCGCCCAAGGCCGCGGCCATGATGGGCGTGTGCCAGGGCGAGGAAAACGCCAAGCTGTCCCTCGTGATGTGGGGTAATAGCTGCGAGGATGCCACCTCCATTTACGTGCCGATTCCCGGCCTGGAATCCTTCATGATGACCAACCACTGGTCCGGCCCCGAATCGCGGCTGGAATCCATTAGCGAAGCTAATGAGCGGGTGCGGGATCGCATCCACCAGATGGAAAACGTCAATGCGGAACTCGTGGAGAAATTCGATACCGCGTTTGAAAACCAGCAGGTCACCCCGAATGTTCTGGCCTCCTACTACTCCTTCCGCGTCATGGTGGGAGTTGGATTGCTGGACATCCTCATCGCGGCCCTCGGACTGTGGGTGCTGCGCGGGGACCGGATCATGCGTTCGGAAAGCTGGGGCAAGTTCTGGCTGTGGATGATTCCGCTGCAATTCGTGGCGAACTCCGCGGGCTGGATCCTGACCGAAATTGGCCGCCAGCCGTGGATCGTGTACCCGACTCAAATCGACGGCGTGCTCCTCATGACGGATCTGGGTGTTTCCCACTCTGTCAACGGTGGTAGCGTGGCCTTCTCCCTGACGATCTTCACGGTGCTCTACTCGGCACTGGGTGTGGTGTGGGTCTGGCTGCTGGGCCGCTACCTGCGCGAGGGTATCAATACCCACAAGAAGGTCGTCGAATACGATGCGAAATCTACCCCGAATTTCGTTTACTAG
- the cydB gene encoding cytochrome d ubiquinol oxidase subunit II, translated as MEQTFLMTLWFILVAVLWIGFLALEGFGYGVGMFLKTFARNERERRAMINSIGPHWDGNEVWLLTAGGATFAAFPEWYATMFSGMYIALVLVLVCLIIRICALEWRKMIRTERWRNTWDTLHCIVSWIVSILFGVAFANLVAGMKIEVGNYSSGEFVAVAPDAVTWEALADNHHYLTGGFFSLLTPFTVLGGLVTLSLFFSHGALWLSIKTAGELQLRSINLAKRATVVSTAITAVWALWAYFVYSSQVLAIIPLAICALLLIATVAATWANREILAFGLHFAAIAGAVSTIFAMMVPYVMKSSINEAYSLTITQASATAPTQTIMTIAALIFVPIVLGYTVWAYSVFRKRIDAGQIPEEPVGLEPKKIREFEVR; from the coding sequence ATGGAACAAACATTTTTGATGACACTGTGGTTCATCCTCGTAGCGGTCCTGTGGATTGGTTTCCTCGCTCTGGAGGGCTTCGGCTACGGCGTGGGGATGTTCCTCAAGACCTTTGCGCGCAATGAACGTGAACGCCGCGCGATGATCAACTCGATTGGCCCCCACTGGGACGGCAACGAAGTGTGGCTGCTCACCGCAGGTGGCGCTACCTTCGCGGCGTTCCCGGAATGGTACGCCACCATGTTCTCGGGTATGTACATCGCCCTTGTCCTCGTGCTCGTCTGCCTCATTATCCGGATCTGCGCCCTCGAATGGCGCAAGATGATCCGCACCGAGCGCTGGCGCAACACCTGGGACACCCTGCATTGCATCGTCTCGTGGATCGTCTCGATCCTCTTCGGGGTGGCGTTCGCTAACCTCGTGGCCGGGATGAAAATCGAAGTGGGCAACTACTCCTCCGGTGAGTTCGTGGCCGTGGCACCCGATGCGGTGACCTGGGAAGCCCTCGCGGATAACCACCACTACCTGACCGGCGGGTTCTTCTCGCTGCTCACTCCCTTCACCGTCCTGGGTGGGCTCGTGACCCTCTCGCTCTTCTTCAGCCACGGCGCGCTGTGGCTCTCGATTAAGACGGCCGGTGAACTCCAGCTGCGCTCCATTAACCTGGCGAAGCGCGCCACCGTGGTCTCCACTGCGATCACCGCGGTCTGGGCGCTGTGGGCGTACTTCGTGTACAGCTCGCAGGTGCTGGCGATTATCCCGCTGGCGATTTGCGCGCTGCTCCTCATCGCCACTGTGGCAGCCACCTGGGCCAACCGTGAAATTCTGGCTTTCGGGCTGCACTTCGCGGCTATTGCCGGGGCGGTATCCACCATCTTCGCGATGATGGTTCCCTACGTCATGAAGTCGTCGATCAACGAGGCCTACTCCCTCACGATCACGCAGGCTTCGGCCACCGCGCCGACGCAAACTATCATGACCATTGCGGCACTCATCTTCGTTCCGATTGTCCTCGGTTACACGGTGTGGGCATACTCCGTGTTCCGCAAGCGTATTGACGCCGGGCAGATCCCCGAGGAACCCGTGGGATTGGAACCGAAGAAGATCCGCGAGTTCGAGGTTCGCTAA
- the cydD gene encoding thiol reductant ABC exporter subunit CydD produces the protein MKPVDARLMKFAPTARRYVALLGGVGFLETALVLAQCFFIAASVAPVADGDLTFRDIGWPVFGVAAAFTARSLLIYIRESYGHRAALRTIANLRARVLRRAGDLGDRWLAAGNTSTTVTLVTSGLDDLEPYFVKFLPQLILTCTVTPFALVVILFLDWVSAIAIVACIPLIPIFMILIGRMTQAFSNERLASMQRLGQQLLDLLGGLSTLKALGREEGPARRVKHLGDDYAKKTLQTLYIAFLSGAVLEFLATLSTALVAVEVGLRMVAGNVSLFTGLTIIMLTPEVFKPLREVGTQFHASSNGVAASAQVFDLLEQPLPVENGTLDCPDLATSPITISDLSVLAPGRDTIAPSHLSAEILPGRVTALRGASGSGKTTTANVLLRFITPDSGTVHIGTTPLEEINQESLWAQVSWVSQRPVIVPGTVAENIGVTPGPALERAAALAGFDEVIAELPEGWNTFIGQGGVGLSVGQRQRLALTRALVSERPLVLLDEPSAHLDARSEKRVVESVAHLRAQGRTVIVIAHRTALLDLADAVIDVVSTTAQPATASPATAGPVPEPAAAHAQTQTAAQTQATASPNSPTTEVTK, from the coding sequence ATGAAGCCCGTTGATGCTCGACTCATGAAATTCGCGCCCACGGCGCGCCGCTATGTCGCCCTACTCGGCGGCGTTGGTTTTCTTGAAACAGCGCTCGTGCTTGCGCAATGCTTCTTTATTGCCGCCTCCGTTGCCCCGGTGGCAGACGGCGATCTCACCTTCCGTGATATTGGCTGGCCGGTGTTCGGGGTGGCAGCGGCCTTCACCGCACGCAGCCTCCTCATCTATATCCGCGAATCCTACGGCCATCGCGCCGCGCTGCGCACCATCGCTAATCTCCGCGCCCGGGTACTGCGCCGCGCCGGTGACCTGGGCGACCGCTGGCTCGCCGCGGGAAACACCTCCACCACCGTCACCCTGGTGACCTCCGGGCTGGACGATCTGGAACCCTATTTCGTCAAGTTCCTCCCCCAGCTCATCCTCACCTGCACGGTCACTCCCTTCGCGCTGGTCGTTATTCTTTTCCTCGACTGGGTGAGCGCTATCGCCATCGTGGCCTGCATCCCCCTCATCCCGATTTTCATGATCCTCATCGGGCGCATGACCCAGGCTTTCTCCAATGAACGCCTTGCCTCCATGCAGCGTCTGGGCCAGCAGCTCCTTGACCTCCTGGGCGGCCTTTCTACCCTCAAGGCGCTCGGGCGCGAAGAAGGCCCGGCCCGCCGCGTCAAGCACCTCGGTGATGATTACGCGAAGAAAACACTCCAGACTCTCTATATTGCTTTCCTTTCCGGTGCCGTCCTGGAATTCCTTGCCACTCTCTCCACCGCCCTCGTTGCGGTGGAGGTGGGCCTGCGCATGGTGGCCGGAAACGTCTCCCTTTTCACCGGCCTGACGATTATTATGCTCACCCCGGAAGTCTTCAAACCGCTGCGGGAAGTCGGCACCCAATTCCACGCCTCCTCCAACGGGGTGGCCGCCTCCGCCCAGGTTTTCGACCTGCTCGAACAACCCCTGCCCGTGGAAAACGGCACGCTTGACTGCCCGGATCTGGCCACCTCCCCCATCACCATCTCCGACCTTTCGGTGCTCGCCCCGGGCCGCGATACCATCGCTCCCTCGCATTTGAGCGCCGAGATCCTTCCCGGGCGCGTCACGGCTTTGCGCGGGGCTTCCGGTTCCGGAAAAACGACGACGGCGAATGTGCTCCTCCGCTTCATTACCCCCGATAGCGGAACCGTGCATATCGGCACCACCCCGCTCGAAGAGATCAACCAAGAAAGCCTGTGGGCGCAGGTCTCCTGGGTTTCCCAACGCCCGGTTATTGTGCCGGGAACCGTGGCGGAAAATATCGGGGTGACTCCGGGCCCGGCCCTGGAGCGCGCCGCCGCCCTCGCCGGTTTTGATGAGGTCATCGCCGAGCTTCCCGAAGGCTGGAATACCTTTATTGGGCAGGGCGGGGTGGGCCTCTCCGTTGGTCAGCGCCAACGCCTTGCTCTTACCCGCGCCCTGGTATCCGAGCGCCCGCTGGTGCTCCTCGATGAACCTTCCGCCCACCTGGATGCCCGTAGCGAAAAGCGCGTCGTCGAATCTGTTGCGCATCTACGCGCGCAGGGCCGCACGGTTATTGTCATCGCGCACCGCACCGCGCTTCTCGATCTTGCGGACGCTGTTATTGATGTTGTATCGACGACGGCGCAACCGGCCACCGCGTCTCCCGCCACCGCAGGGCCGGTTCCAGAGCCCGCGGCGGCGCACGCACAAACGCAAACTGCCGCGCAAACGCAAGCCACCGCATCCCCCAACTCCCCGACAACCGAGGTGACCAAGTGA
- the cydC gene encoding thiol reductant ABC exporter subunit CydC, with protein sequence MSTFPQDERRALIRALRLLRVDKGGFWGSVAAGAAGLSSSVALAAVSAWLITRASQMPPVLALGVATTSVRFFGVSKALLRYVNRIFSHRVTLYGMSNLRTAVYATLADSPTDVVTSVRRGDLLARTGRDVDSVGDVVVKAVQPGAVAGIVCLVSCLIVGILCPPIGLLLAGCLLISGILAPYLAMRGGRIAEEAQVRDETEISATALTMVDSAAELRVAGRVGAMEDVQEATEQRIFRHRDAAARPQALAIALDTLAMGIAVVGAILIGSRALDAGTLSATALAVCVLTPLAAFEATQGLGEAAIQLVRSAKAAQRILELLDRAQRSEEPEAPAPVAERGLHATDLIIGWPGGPDVAGPFELHVERGSSIAIVGHSGIGKSTLLYTLAGMLRPHAGSVRLDGHEVSTLDRRTVSHTLTLTAEDAHVFETTVLENLRVARPSVTEREAVELLVRAGLGTWLTQLPRGVHTLLGEDAATISGGERRRLLLARALASDAEFLLLDEPGEHLDPETADELIRDLLRAGKNSADPRTIILVTHRLTPLDAADEVIVITRDEGGIAHVSARGTHEELTERLASYAWAAKQE encoded by the coding sequence GTGAGTACTTTCCCTCAAGATGAACGCCGCGCTCTCATCCGGGCCCTGCGTCTGCTGCGCGTGGATAAGGGCGGATTCTGGGGCTCCGTTGCGGCGGGGGCGGCCGGGTTGAGCAGTTCGGTGGCCCTGGCTGCCGTTTCTGCCTGGCTTATTACCCGCGCGTCCCAAATGCCACCGGTGCTTGCCCTCGGGGTAGCCACCACCTCGGTGCGTTTCTTCGGGGTGTCGAAGGCATTGCTGCGCTATGTTAACCGAATTTTCTCGCACCGGGTGACCCTCTACGGGATGTCCAATCTGCGTACTGCCGTGTACGCGACCCTGGCCGATTCCCCCACCGATGTCGTTACTTCGGTGCGGCGCGGTGACCTGCTCGCCCGTACCGGCCGGGATGTCGATTCGGTTGGCGACGTCGTCGTCAAAGCGGTGCAACCGGGCGCGGTTGCCGGCATCGTCTGCCTGGTTTCCTGCCTCATCGTGGGGATTCTGTGCCCGCCCATCGGCCTGCTGCTCGCCGGTTGCCTCCTGATTTCCGGGATTCTTGCCCCCTACCTGGCCATGCGCGGCGGGCGCATCGCCGAAGAAGCGCAGGTGCGCGATGAAACCGAGATTTCTGCAACCGCGCTGACCATGGTCGATTCCGCGGCGGAGCTGCGGGTCGCCGGGCGGGTGGGCGCCATGGAGGACGTGCAGGAAGCCACCGAACAGCGGATCTTCCGCCACCGCGATGCCGCGGCCCGGCCCCAGGCCCTCGCCATCGCCCTCGATACCCTCGCCATGGGCATCGCCGTGGTGGGTGCGATTCTTATCGGCAGCCGCGCCCTGGATGCCGGCACTCTTTCCGCCACCGCGCTGGCAGTCTGCGTGCTCACCCCGCTCGCCGCTTTTGAAGCCACCCAGGGCCTCGGGGAAGCCGCTATCCAGCTGGTGCGTTCGGCCAAGGCCGCCCAGCGGATCCTCGAGCTCCTCGACCGGGCCCAGCGCAGTGAGGAACCGGAAGCCCCGGCCCCGGTTGCAGAACGCGGCCTGCATGCCACCGACCTTATTATCGGGTGGCCGGGCGGCCCGGATGTGGCCGGGCCGTTCGAGCTGCACGTGGAACGCGGCTCCTCCATCGCCATCGTGGGGCATTCCGGAATTGGGAAATCGACCCTGCTCTATACCCTGGCGGGAATGCTGCGCCCGCACGCCGGCTCGGTGCGCCTGGACGGGCACGAAGTTTCCACTCTCGACCGGCGCACCGTCTCCCACACCCTCACTCTCACAGCGGAAGACGCCCACGTTTTTGAAACAACCGTGCTGGAAAACCTGCGGGTGGCCCGCCCTTCGGTTACGGAAAGAGAAGCGGTGGAGCTCTTGGTGCGAGCGGGCCTGGGCACCTGGCTCACCCAGCTTCCGCGCGGGGTACACACCCTGCTGGGAGAGGACGCCGCCACGATTTCCGGTGGAGAACGACGGCGCCTGCTCCTTGCCCGCGCGCTGGCCTCCGACGCGGAGTTCTTGCTCCTCGATGAGCCCGGCGAGCACCTCGACCCGGAAACCGCCGATGAGCTTATCCGCGATTTGCTCCGGGCCGGTAAGAATAGTGCGGACCCGCGTACTATTATCTTGGTGACGCACCGGCTCACACCCCTCGATGCGGCCGACGAGGTTATTGTGATAACCCGCGATGAGGGCGGCATCGCCCACGTGAGCGCGCGCGGCACCCACGAGGAGCTCACCGAAAGGCTCGCCTCATACGCATGGGCGGCGAAACAGGAATAA
- a CDS encoding GAF domain-containing sensor histidine kinase, translating to MLDTTTVIFNALALTARLDRTQVLENLAGAGLKLTGASSAAVLIFNSAEKVTSIVTLGQPLPAAASLTPTSLDRDLASLGDEDTVMWDRAEAVSAVHDESGITPEPAAGSTPLSAAGHQDGIYGPGITNFLTSRLMTGNRVLARVIFFNKPGAFSESDINLIALLARAATIAVENARLYEESNSRAQWLSASRRITIALLQGSDEEEALQLIATEMRRVADADLALIILPSVADTWACEFVAGDAGQDLVGTTFGRDSRARAVAQSGLGRIIDTSTAPPSPDNPLDRFGPLLYAPMAGGDTARGVIILARLRGRAEFDMVDLTMAESVANQAALALELADARYVQAQSAQLEERSRISRDLHDFAIQQLFASGMRLSALRDDLATEDAVADNVLDSLDNAIESIDESVAQIRQIIYSLRGPDTSVPVVSRLRREVSSVTAQLGFTPSLRITVRGEDIDSGTHTEIDDAIGSDISDDVIAVVRECLSNAVRHAHAHSITVTVTVTDRDISVEVADDGVGIGELNRRSGLSNLAARARRHHGTFSIAPGSERGTVVRWRALIDG from the coding sequence ATGCTGGATACCACAACGGTTATTTTCAATGCGCTGGCCTTGACCGCGCGCCTGGATCGCACCCAGGTGCTCGAAAATCTGGCCGGCGCCGGATTGAAACTAACCGGGGCATCCAGCGCCGCCGTTCTCATCTTCAATTCGGCGGAAAAGGTGACGAGCATTGTCACCCTGGGCCAGCCGCTACCCGCGGCTGCCAGCCTCACCCCCACCAGCCTGGATCGGGACCTGGCCAGCCTGGGCGATGAGGATACCGTGATGTGGGATCGCGCCGAAGCGGTGAGCGCCGTCCACGATGAGAGCGGCATCACCCCGGAGCCCGCTGCGGGCAGCACTCCCCTGAGCGCCGCCGGCCACCAGGACGGAATCTACGGACCGGGTATCACGAATTTCCTCACCTCCCGCCTCATGACCGGAAACCGGGTGCTCGCCCGAGTCATCTTCTTTAATAAACCCGGGGCTTTTAGCGAATCCGATATTAACCTCATTGCCCTCTTGGCGCGTGCGGCCACCATCGCCGTCGAAAATGCGCGCCTGTACGAAGAATCGAATTCTCGTGCGCAGTGGCTTTCCGCCTCGCGGCGCATCACTATCGCGCTGCTGCAAGGAAGTGACGAAGAAGAGGCCCTCCAGCTCATCGCCACCGAAATGCGGCGGGTGGCGGATGCCGACCTGGCCCTCATTATTTTGCCTTCGGTGGCTGATACGTGGGCCTGCGAATTTGTGGCGGGGGACGCCGGGCAGGACCTGGTGGGAACCACCTTCGGGCGGGATTCCCGGGCGCGGGCCGTGGCCCAAAGTGGGCTCGGGCGCATTATCGATACCAGCACCGCGCCTCCCTCCCCCGATAATCCCCTCGACCGTTTCGGCCCGCTCCTTTACGCACCCATGGCCGGCGGGGATACCGCGCGCGGCGTTATTATTCTGGCCCGGCTGCGCGGGCGCGCCGAATTCGACATGGTCGATTTGACGATGGCGGAAAGCGTGGCCAACCAGGCGGCCCTCGCCCTGGAACTGGCCGATGCCCGCTATGTGCAAGCCCAATCGGCCCAGTTGGAAGAACGCTCCCGTATTTCACGCGATCTGCACGATTTCGCGATCCAGCAGCTTTTTGCTTCGGGGATGCGCCTATCCGCGCTGCGTGATGATTTGGCAACCGAGGATGCGGTGGCCGATAACGTGCTCGATTCGCTCGATAACGCCATCGAGTCGATTGACGAATCCGTGGCGCAGATCCGCCAGATTATTTACTCGTTGCGCGGCCCCGATACGTCTGTTCCGGTGGTTTCACGCCTGCGCCGCGAGGTCAGCTCCGTCACGGCGCAGCTCGGCTTCACCCCGAGCCTGCGGATTACCGTGCGCGGCGAAGATATTGATAGCGGCACCCACACCGAAATCGATGATGCCATCGGTTCGGATATTAGCGACGACGTTATCGCGGTGGTGCGCGAATGCCTGTCCAATGCGGTGCGCCACGCCCACGCCCATTCCATCACCGTGACGGTCACCGTCACCGACCGTGATATTAGCGTGGAAGTTGCCGATGACGGTGTGGGCATTGGCGAATTGAACCGGCGTTCGGGGCTGTCTAATCTGGCCGCCCGGGCTCGGCGCCACCACGGCACTTTCTCCATTGCTCCGGGAAGTGAACGCGGTACGGTGGTGCGCTGGCGGGCCCTTATTGACGGCTAA